A region of Burkholderiales bacterium JOSHI_001 DNA encodes the following proteins:
- a CDS encoding hypothetical protein (PFAM: Protein of unknown function DUF58), giving the protein MTPPEAPSAPPPRGGTASGPAEPVPRRSLGSDPGVPTPDVLLKRLEWTVLRRLDGLLQGDYHTLWRGGALDLADLREYQHGDDVRHIDWNVTARMDAPHVRQYTEDRELTAWFLLDLSGSVHFGSGTQTKLGLSEGFVALLARLLTRHGNRVGALLYGQQVDGQLPPGGGRNQVLQLIHRMRQRPAQDTRKPGRATHLAELLDGADALIRRRSMVFVVSDFISEPGWERSLGRLAQRHEVLAVRLLDPTEMALPDLGLVTIEDAESGEQLFVDTHDSAFRARFAELATQQEASLRGSLARAGADTLELATDGDLLGALLRFVALRRQRLRGGRPLPARLASALSHAEARDEVPVA; this is encoded by the coding sequence ATGACCCCCCCCGAAGCGCCTTCGGCGCCTCCCCCCCGGGGGGGCACCGCCAGCGGACCGGCAGAGCCGGTTCCGCGGCGGTCGCTCGGGTCGGACCCGGGCGTGCCAACGCCAGACGTGTTGTTGAAGCGGCTGGAATGGACCGTGCTGCGCCGCCTGGACGGCCTGCTGCAGGGCGACTACCACACGCTGTGGCGCGGCGGTGCGCTGGACCTGGCCGACCTGCGCGAGTACCAGCACGGCGACGACGTGCGCCACATCGACTGGAACGTCACCGCGCGCATGGACGCACCGCATGTGCGCCAGTACACCGAAGACCGCGAACTCACCGCCTGGTTCCTGCTGGACCTGTCGGGCAGCGTGCATTTCGGCAGTGGCACGCAAACCAAGCTGGGCCTGAGCGAAGGCTTCGTCGCCCTGCTGGCGCGCCTGCTCACGCGCCATGGCAACCGCGTGGGCGCGCTGCTGTACGGCCAGCAGGTGGACGGCCAGCTGCCGCCCGGCGGCGGGCGAAACCAGGTGCTGCAACTCATCCACCGCATGCGCCAGCGCCCGGCGCAGGACACGCGAAAGCCCGGCCGCGCCACCCACCTGGCCGAACTCCTGGACGGCGCCGACGCGCTGATCCGCCGCCGCAGCATGGTGTTCGTGGTGTCCGATTTCATCAGCGAACCGGGCTGGGAGCGCAGCCTGGGCCGGCTGGCCCAGCGCCACGAGGTGCTGGCCGTGCGCCTGCTGGACCCCACCGAGATGGCCCTGCCCGACCTGGGCCTGGTCACCATCGAAGACGCCGAATCGGGCGAACAGTTGTTCGTGGACACCCACGACAGCGCCTTCAGGGCGCGTTTTGCCGAACTGGCCACGCAGCAGGAAGCCAGCTTGCGCGGCAGCCTGGCGCGCGCCGGCGCCGACACGCTGGAGCTGGCCACCGACGGCGACCTGCTGGGCGCGCTGCTGCGCTTTGTGGCCCTGCGCCGGCAGCGCCTGCGCGGCGGCCGGCCACTGCCGGCGCGCCTGGCATCTGCCCTTTCCCATGCCGAGGCCCGCGATGAAGTTCCAGTGGCCTGA
- a CDS encoding Mg-chelatase subunit ChlD (PFAM: von Willebrand factor type A domain): MKFQWPEFLWLPLAVLPLLVAAYFWLLARRKRNTLRFASLALVKQAAGAGPGWRRHVPPLLLLLSIGVLLVAVARPTAVIKLPSQQETIILAMDVSGSMRATDVKPTRIVAAQEAAKAFVADLPRTVRIGVVSFAGTAAVVQAPTFSREDVVAAIDRFQLQRATAIGSGIVLSLATLFPDAGIDLSQVTGARAMPPAPGEKKKDPKEFTPVEPGSYNSAAIILLTDGQRTTGPDPVESARMAAERGIRVYTVGIGTKEGEVIGFEGWSMRVRLDEDTLKTIAQLTRAQYFYAGTAEDLKQVYKGLSSKLVVERRETEISGLFAAAGALLAALAAGLSLWWFGRV, encoded by the coding sequence ATGAAGTTCCAGTGGCCTGAGTTCCTGTGGCTGCCGCTGGCTGTGCTGCCGCTGCTGGTGGCGGCCTACTTCTGGCTGCTGGCCCGGCGCAAGCGCAACACGCTGCGCTTTGCCAGCCTGGCGTTGGTGAAACAGGCCGCAGGCGCCGGACCCGGCTGGCGCCGCCATGTGCCGCCGCTGCTGCTGCTGCTGTCCATCGGCGTGCTGCTGGTGGCGGTGGCGCGGCCCACCGCGGTGATCAAGCTGCCGTCGCAGCAGGAAACCATCATCCTGGCGATGGACGTGTCGGGCAGCATGCGCGCCACCGACGTCAAGCCCACCCGCATCGTCGCCGCGCAGGAAGCCGCCAAGGCCTTCGTGGCCGACCTGCCGCGCACCGTGCGCATCGGCGTGGTGTCCTTCGCCGGCACGGCGGCCGTGGTGCAGGCGCCCACCTTCAGCCGCGAAGACGTGGTGGCCGCGATCGACCGCTTCCAGCTGCAGCGGGCCACCGCCATCGGCTCGGGCATCGTGCTGTCGCTGGCCACGCTGTTCCCGGACGCGGGCATCGACCTGAGCCAGGTCACCGGCGCGCGCGCCATGCCGCCCGCCCCGGGCGAAAAGAAGAAGGACCCGAAGGAGTTCACCCCGGTGGAGCCCGGTTCCTACAACTCGGCGGCCATCATCCTGCTGACCGACGGCCAGCGCACCACCGGGCCCGACCCGGTGGAATCGGCCCGCATGGCGGCCGAGCGCGGCATCCGTGTGTACACCGTGGGCATCGGCACCAAGGAAGGCGAGGTCATCGGCTTCGAAGGCTGGAGCATGCGGGTGCGGCTGGACGAGGACACGCTGAAGACCATCGCCCAGCTCACCCGCGCGCAGTACTTCTACGCCGGCACCGCCGAAGACCTGAAGCAGGTCTACAAGGGCCTGTCCAGCAAGCTGGTGGTGGAGCGGCGCGAAACCGAGATCAGCGGCCTGTTCGCCGCCGCCGGCGCACTGCTGGCGGCGTTGGCGGCGGGCTTGTCGCTGTGGTGGTTCGGGCGCGTCTGA
- a CDS encoding outer membrane protein/peptidoglycan-associated (lipo)protein (PFAM: OmpA family), whose translation MNMISKHWQTGIGLALAALLAACVTTGPTENNDAQALDKAVQVAVDSLAAQTQKLPAFLAKVDASLNRRPVLIDPALDASTGQQTALTRQLDQRVAERLRGQHPQFDVLPFETASLPKAQYLITGTITRTGGAKSPFQIHLALTDLKSRNVVAQASSRARDEGFDTQPTPFYRDSPVLIKDSAVTGYVATSRGVPGQPADKNYLDRVAAAVMIQEATTLYNSERYEQALGAYRNVLATPAGEQMRTLNGIYLASWKLGRNADAENAFGRLVALGLGGNNLGVKFLFNPGTTDFWSDAKVSGPYPLWLRQIARQAAAAKVCMTVVGHTSKTGSEPLNDRLSAQRAAFIQRKLEQESAELSGRMKSSGMGFKETLIGTGTDDASDALDRRVEFKVSGCGA comes from the coding sequence ATGAACATGATCTCCAAACATTGGCAGACCGGGATCGGTTTGGCCCTGGCGGCCCTGCTGGCGGCCTGCGTCACCACCGGCCCGACCGAAAACAACGACGCCCAGGCCCTGGACAAGGCCGTGCAGGTGGCGGTGGACAGCCTGGCCGCGCAGACCCAGAAGCTGCCCGCCTTCCTGGCCAAGGTGGACGCCAGCCTGAACAGGCGGCCGGTGCTGATCGACCCCGCGCTGGACGCGTCCACCGGCCAGCAGACGGCATTGACGCGCCAGTTGGACCAGCGCGTGGCCGAGCGCCTGCGCGGCCAGCACCCGCAGTTCGACGTGCTGCCCTTCGAGACCGCCAGCCTGCCCAAGGCGCAGTACCTCATCACCGGCACCATCACCCGCACCGGCGGTGCCAAGAGCCCCTTCCAGATCCACCTGGCGCTGACCGACCTGAAGAGTCGCAACGTGGTGGCGCAGGCCAGCAGCCGGGCGCGCGACGAGGGCTTCGACACCCAGCCCACGCCCTTCTACCGCGACAGCCCGGTGCTCATCAAGGACAGCGCAGTCACCGGCTACGTCGCCACCAGCCGCGGCGTGCCCGGCCAGCCGGCCGACAAGAACTACCTCGACCGGGTGGCCGCCGCGGTGATGATCCAGGAGGCCACCACCCTGTACAACAGCGAACGCTACGAACAGGCGCTGGGGGCCTACCGCAACGTGCTGGCCACGCCCGCGGGCGAGCAGATGCGCACGCTCAACGGCATCTACCTGGCGAGCTGGAAGCTGGGCCGCAATGCCGATGCCGAAAACGCCTTCGGTCGCCTGGTCGCCTTGGGCCTGGGCGGCAACAACCTGGGCGTGAAGTTCCTGTTCAACCCCGGCACCACCGATTTCTGGTCCGACGCCAAGGTGAGCGGCCCCTACCCGCTGTGGCTGCGCCAGATCGCCCGCCAGGCGGCGGCGGCCAAGGTGTGCATGACGGTGGTGGGCCACACCAGCAAGACCGGCAGCGAACCGCTGAACGACCGCCTGTCGGCCCAGCGCGCGGCCTTCATCCAGCGCAAGCTGGAGCAGGAATCGGCCGAACTGAGCGGACGCATGAAGTCCAGCGGCATGGGCTTCAAGGAAACCTTGATCGGCACCGGCACCGACGACGCCAGCGATGCGCTGGACCGCCGGGTGGAGTTCAAGGTGTCGGGCTGCGGGGCCTGA
- a CDS encoding serine/threonine protein kinase (PFAM: Protein kinase domain): MQDPSAFAPPAVPSMFGSLGPPVASGNALPVGTRLDEFELTAVVGEGGFGIVYKAWDHTLQREVAIKEFFPSTLAFRSQDGGQDGVQTVQVLHDADTFIAGLRSFVNEAKLLARFDHPSLLKVYRFWEANGTAYMVMPFYEGRTLKRTLIDLGAAPDEAWLRRLLRRLIDALEPMHGAQCYHRDIAPDNILVLPDGRPMLLDFGAARRVLGDKTQALTVILKPGFAPVEQYSDTADLPDMRQGPWTDLYALGAVLHFAMTGAKPPAAVARILNDHYQPLAERRQADAQLARYGEDFLHAVDCMLAVRPRDRPQNVAELRTLLGRGGDAVVSAPAPLDSLAGEARPDVAAFVSEPVPAPATVSEPAPAPAPALGPDDPPLPLPTPAPEPTREPEPTLAPEVTLAPPWVPPPVDPTPAPLPPEVASPIQPAAADGARPSGSWRGAALAVSVAGVAVAAGWFWRAGSPPAAPLPTPAAEAPAAQVAPAALPPSAAVLPPAAPVAVEVPAPPVAVEVPATLPAPTPSPVAEPGPVAAVAPDPEPARPVPRPRPRPVAPPPRTATYDPAPSPPPPRVAGRRCQDILQRVSLGEDLTAADRGYLRTECGR; the protein is encoded by the coding sequence ATGCAAGACCCCTCCGCCTTCGCACCGCCCGCGGTGCCTTCCATGTTCGGCTCGCTGGGCCCGCCGGTGGCCAGCGGCAACGCCCTGCCTGTGGGCACGCGGCTGGACGAGTTCGAACTGACCGCGGTGGTGGGCGAGGGCGGCTTCGGCATCGTCTACAAGGCCTGGGACCACACGCTGCAGCGCGAAGTGGCCATCAAGGAGTTCTTCCCCAGCACCCTGGCCTTCCGCTCCCAGGACGGCGGCCAGGACGGCGTGCAGACGGTGCAGGTGCTGCACGACGCCGACACCTTCATCGCCGGGCTGCGCAGCTTTGTCAATGAAGCCAAGCTGCTGGCGCGCTTCGACCACCCCTCGCTGTTGAAGGTGTACCGGTTCTGGGAAGCCAACGGCACCGCCTACATGGTGATGCCCTTCTACGAAGGCCGCACCCTCAAGCGCACCCTGATCGACCTGGGCGCCGCGCCCGACGAGGCCTGGCTGCGCCGCCTGCTGCGCCGGCTGATCGACGCCCTGGAACCCATGCACGGCGCACAGTGTTACCACCGCGACATCGCGCCGGACAACATCCTGGTGCTGCCCGATGGCCGGCCCATGCTGCTGGACTTCGGCGCGGCGCGCCGCGTGCTGGGCGACAAGACGCAGGCGCTGACCGTCATCCTCAAGCCGGGCTTCGCGCCGGTGGAGCAGTACAGCGACACGGCCGACCTGCCCGACATGCGCCAGGGCCCCTGGACCGACCTGTACGCGCTGGGCGCGGTGCTGCATTTCGCGATGACCGGCGCCAAGCCCCCGGCCGCGGTGGCCCGCATCCTGAACGACCATTACCAGCCGCTGGCCGAGCGGCGCCAGGCAGACGCGCAATTGGCGCGTTACGGTGAAGACTTCCTGCACGCGGTGGACTGCATGCTGGCGGTGCGCCCGCGCGACCGGCCGCAGAACGTGGCCGAACTACGCACCCTGCTGGGCCGCGGCGGCGACGCGGTGGTCAGCGCGCCGGCGCCCCTGGACAGCCTGGCCGGCGAGGCCCGCCCCGATGTTGCGGCCTTCGTGAGTGAGCCCGTGCCAGCGCCCGCGACGGTGTCCGAGCCGGCGCCTGCGCCTGCGCCGGCGCTGGGGCCTGACGATCCACCACTGCCTTTGCCCACACCGGCCCCCGAGCCGACGCGTGAACCCGAACCCACGCTGGCGCCTGAAGTGACCTTGGCGCCCCCGTGGGTGCCGCCGCCCGTGGACCCGACGCCCGCCCCGCTGCCGCCTGAGGTCGCCAGCCCGATCCAGCCTGCCGCCGCCGACGGCGCCCGACCGTCGGGCTCGTGGCGCGGGGCCGCGCTGGCGGTCTCGGTGGCCGGCGTGGCCGTGGCGGCGGGGTGGTTCTGGCGCGCGGGCAGCCCACCCGCCGCACCCCTGCCCACGCCCGCGGCCGAGGCCCCGGCGGCGCAGGTCGCTCCGGCGGCGCTGCCACCATCGGCCGCCGTACTGCCGCCTGCCGCCCCGGTGGCGGTGGAGGTGCCTGCTCCCCCAGTGGCGGTTGAGGTGCCTGCCACCCTGCCGGCGCCCACCCCCAGCCCCGTCGCCGAACCGGGCCCCGTGGCGGCGGTGGCCCCCGATCCCGAACCGGCCCGGCCGGTGCCTCGGCCCCGTCCCCGACCCGTGGCGCCACCGCCCCGGACGGCGACCTACGACCCTGCACCCAGCCCGCCGCCCCCACGCGTGGCCGGCCGGCGTTGCCAGGACATACTGCAGCGCGTGTCGCTGGGCGAAGACCTCACCGCGGCCGACCGCGGTTACCTCAGAACGGAGTGTGGACGATGA
- a CDS encoding PEP-CTERM putative exosortase interaction domain-containing protein (PFAM: PEP-CTERM motif~TIGRFAM: PEP-CTERM putative exosortase interaction domain), with protein MKPPFHPLALAAALSLLATAPAQAQVYGSLANFDAVNDTGYVAHGFEIEIEDASYDKSKIYSVFGLDRDFGVPATSVERYGAPTITDVAGFGVRVRYAASFINGAWSVGTPTGPYPNAGDSCWPFGNALYNSGTLTCDHFGIATYGTPAKTNYHWLVDTGGNSGTLTPITAGVPPVNFNYFPPAAPGNPAQVEAEIEAPDVPEVENPLGPIGSPYWVKIFVQHVDHNVEVQNLMHGHPDVPDDNELETEFAIFQAGDNEGDLSRKINRFSLNPGDAALVLRYEFYRYIGPLKNDGSIDCSGKNNAPHGVDDCGGLGDYVGAQMAGFNVVQPELAPVPEPHTWALLLAGMGLVGLRTRRTMRR; from the coding sequence ATGAAGCCCCCCTTCCATCCCCTGGCCTTGGCGGCAGCCTTGTCGCTGCTGGCCACTGCACCGGCCCAGGCGCAGGTCTACGGCAGCCTGGCCAATTTCGACGCGGTGAACGACACCGGCTACGTGGCCCACGGTTTCGAGATCGAGATCGAGGACGCCAGCTACGACAAGAGCAAGATCTACAGCGTGTTCGGGCTGGACCGCGACTTCGGCGTGCCGGCCACATCGGTGGAGCGTTACGGCGCCCCCACCATCACCGACGTGGCGGGCTTCGGCGTGCGGGTGCGCTATGCGGCCAGTTTCATCAATGGCGCCTGGAGCGTGGGCACGCCCACCGGCCCCTATCCGAACGCGGGCGACAGTTGCTGGCCTTTTGGCAACGCGCTCTACAACAGTGGCACGCTCACCTGCGACCACTTCGGCATCGCCACCTACGGCACGCCGGCCAAGACCAACTACCACTGGCTGGTGGACACCGGCGGGAACAGCGGCACCCTCACGCCCATCACCGCGGGGGTGCCGCCGGTGAACTTCAACTACTTCCCGCCGGCCGCGCCCGGCAATCCCGCCCAGGTGGAAGCCGAGATCGAAGCGCCGGACGTGCCCGAAGTGGAGAACCCGCTCGGTCCCATCGGCAGCCCCTACTGGGTGAAGATCTTTGTCCAGCACGTGGACCACAACGTGGAGGTGCAGAACCTGATGCACGGCCACCCGGACGTGCCCGACGACAACGAACTGGAGACCGAATTCGCCATCTTCCAGGCCGGTGACAACGAGGGCGACCTGTCGCGCAAGATCAACCGCTTCAGCCTCAACCCGGGCGACGCGGCCCTGGTGCTGCGTTACGAGTTCTACCGCTACATCGGCCCGCTGAAGAACGATGGTTCCATCGACTGCAGCGGCAAGAACAACGCCCCGCACGGCGTGGACGATTGCGGCGGCCTGGGCGACTACGTGGGCGCGCAGATGGCGGGCTTCAACGTCGTGCAGCCGGAACTGGCCCCGGTGCCCGAGCCGCACACCTGGGCCCTGCTGCTGGCCGGCATGGGCCTGGTGGGCCTGCGCACCCGCCGCACCATGCGACGCTGA
- a CDS encoding benzoate-CoA ligase family (PFAM: AMP-binding enzyme~TIGRFAM: benzoate-CoA ligase family): MPPTPPSPGERFNFAAHLLEANAGWPERTAFIDDAGTLSYGGLADAVRRLAAALRAQGLKREERVLLLMHDGRDWPVAFLGAMHAGLVPVAVNTLLTADDYAYMLEHSRAQAVLVSGALLPALNAAMVKSDHEVQKVIVSHPQAPLHPAEVEFQAFLQAHSPAARPAATGADDPGFWLYSSGSTGRPKGAVHSHANPYWTAELYGKRVLGLQPSDVCFSAAKLFFAYGLGNALTFPLSVGATVLLMGERPTPDATFKRWTGGVQGVKPTVFFGAPTGFAGMLAHPALPARDQVALRLVSSAGEALPAELGERFKRHFGVDIVDGIGSTEMLHIYISNLPDRVRYGTTGWPVPGYDIELRGDDGAPVPDGEPGDLYVHGPSAALMYWGNRAKTRETFQGGWTKSGDKYIRNADGSYTYGGRSDDMLKVSGIYVSPFEVEATLVQHPAVLEAAVIGVNDAEGLTKTKAFVVLKQGAAATEDELKAFVKDKLAPYKYPRLITFVSDLPKTATGKIQRFKLREAEASVA; the protein is encoded by the coding sequence ATGCCGCCCACCCCACCGTCCCCCGGCGAACGCTTCAACTTCGCGGCCCACCTGCTGGAAGCCAACGCCGGCTGGCCCGAGCGCACCGCCTTCATCGATGACGCCGGCACGCTGAGCTACGGCGGCCTGGCCGATGCGGTGCGCCGCCTGGCCGCCGCCCTGCGCGCACAAGGCCTGAAGCGCGAAGAACGCGTGCTTCTGCTGATGCACGACGGCCGCGACTGGCCGGTGGCCTTCCTGGGCGCCATGCACGCCGGCCTGGTGCCGGTGGCGGTGAACACCCTGCTCACCGCCGACGACTACGCCTACATGCTGGAACACTCGCGCGCCCAGGCGGTGCTGGTGTCCGGCGCGCTGCTGCCGGCGCTGAACGCGGCCATGGTCAAGAGCGACCACGAGGTGCAGAAGGTCATCGTCTCCCACCCACAGGCGCCGCTGCACCCGGCCGAGGTGGAATTCCAGGCCTTCCTGCAGGCCCATTCGCCCGCCGCCCGGCCCGCCGCCACCGGCGCCGACGACCCCGGCTTCTGGCTCTATTCCAGCGGCTCCACCGGCCGCCCCAAGGGCGCGGTGCATTCGCACGCCAACCCCTACTGGACGGCCGAGCTCTACGGCAAGCGCGTGCTGGGCCTGCAGCCCAGCGATGTGTGCTTCTCGGCCGCCAAGCTGTTCTTCGCTTATGGCCTGGGCAATGCGCTGACCTTCCCGCTGTCGGTGGGCGCCACCGTGTTGCTGATGGGCGAACGGCCCACGCCCGACGCCACCTTCAAGCGCTGGACCGGTGGTGTGCAAGGGGTCAAGCCCACGGTCTTCTTCGGCGCCCCCACCGGCTTCGCCGGCATGCTGGCCCACCCCGCCCTGCCCGCGCGCGACCAGGTGGCGCTGCGCCTGGTGTCATCGGCCGGTGAAGCCCTGCCGGCCGAACTGGGCGAACGCTTCAAGCGCCACTTCGGCGTGGACATCGTGGACGGCATCGGCTCCACCGAGATGCTGCACATCTACATCAGCAACCTGCCGGACCGCGTGCGCTACGGCACCACCGGCTGGCCGGTGCCGGGCTATGACATCGAACTGCGCGGCGACGACGGCGCACCCGTGCCCGACGGCGAACCCGGCGACCTGTACGTGCACGGCCCCAGCGCGGCCCTGATGTACTGGGGCAACCGCGCCAAGACCCGCGAAACATTCCAGGGCGGCTGGACCAAAAGCGGCGACAAGTACATCCGCAACGCCGACGGCAGCTACACCTACGGCGGGCGCAGCGACGACATGCTGAAGGTGAGTGGCATCTACGTCAGCCCCTTCGAGGTGGAAGCCACCCTGGTGCAGCACCCCGCGGTGCTGGAAGCCGCCGTCATCGGCGTGAACGACGCTGAAGGGCTGACCAAGACCAAGGCCTTCGTGGTGCTGAAACAAGGCGCGGCGGCCACAGAGGACGAACTGAAGGCCTTCGTCAAGGACAAGCTGGCGCCCTACAAATACCCGCGCCTGATCACCTTCGTGAGCGACCTGCCCAAGACGGCCACCGGCAAGATCCAGCGCTTCAAGCTGCGCGAGGCCGAAGCCTCGGTCGCCTGA
- a CDS encoding putative hydrolase or acyltransferase of alpha/beta superfamily (PFAM: alpha/beta hydrolase fold) gives MSASSLVEVAWGARRVRVEYRWLAPEHQGAPLIVFLHEGLGSLAMWKDFPAQLCAAVGARGLVYSRPGYGRSTPRAADERWGLDFMHQQAHQVLPALLEALDLNTAAHPPWLFGHSDGGSIALLHAAKFPTQVAGVVAMAPHVFVEPVTTASIQQARATYRDTDLRQRLARYHDDPDSAFWGWNDIWLHPEFPHWNIEADLAPIRCPVLALQGVDDEYGTLEQIERIAQRVPTTQCRALPQCGHSPHRDQPDAVLHAVAQFMGQHPPVPAPAR, from the coding sequence GTGAGCGCTTCTTCGCTGGTGGAAGTGGCCTGGGGCGCGCGCCGCGTGCGGGTGGAATACCGCTGGCTGGCGCCTGAGCACCAAGGCGCGCCGCTGATCGTGTTCCTGCACGAAGGCCTGGGTTCGCTGGCCATGTGGAAGGACTTCCCGGCGCAGTTGTGCGCTGCGGTCGGCGCGCGCGGCCTGGTGTATTCACGCCCGGGTTACGGACGCAGCACGCCGCGTGCTGCGGACGAACGCTGGGGCCTGGACTTCATGCACCAGCAGGCCCACCAGGTGCTGCCGGCGCTGCTGGAGGCGCTGGACCTGAATACCGCCGCCCACCCGCCCTGGCTGTTCGGCCACAGCGACGGCGGCTCCATCGCGCTGCTGCACGCGGCGAAGTTTCCGACGCAGGTGGCCGGCGTGGTGGCGATGGCACCGCATGTGTTCGTCGAGCCGGTCACCACCGCCAGCATCCAGCAGGCCCGCGCCACCTATCGGGACACCGATTTGCGCCAGCGCCTGGCCCGCTACCACGACGACCCCGACTCGGCCTTCTGGGGCTGGAACGACATCTGGCTGCACCCCGAGTTCCCGCACTGGAACATCGAGGCCGATCTGGCCCCCATCCGCTGCCCGGTGCTGGCCCTGCAAGGCGTTGACGACGAGTACGGCACGCTGGAACAGATCGAGCGCATCGCCCAGCGCGTACCCACCACCCAATGCCGCGCCCTGCCCCAATGCGGCCACTCGCCACACCGGGATCAACCCGATGCCGTGCTGCACGCCGTGGCCCAGTTCATGGGGCAACATCCACCCGTGCCGGCCCCGGCCCGCTGA
- a CDS encoding ABC-type branched-chain amino acid transport system, periplasmic component (PFAM: Receptor family ligand binding region): MNTPRRTALAACLAAGLLAATPLAQAQNTGKLKVGLMLPYTGTFAALGVAIENGFRLYLAEQGGKIAGREVEFSKVDDESDPSKAIDNVNKLVKRDQVDVLVGTVHSGVAMAMAKVAKETGTLLVVPNAGADAVTGAMCAPNIVRSSFSNWQPGYAMGEVMAKKGHKKAVTITWKYAAGDESVKGFREAFEKGGGTVMKELNLPFPGVEFQALLTEIASLKPDAVYTFFAGGGAVKFVKDYDAAGLKKNIPLYGAGFLTDGTLEAQGASADGLFTALHYGDSLDNAKDKAFRLAYAKTYKLQPDVYAVQGYDAAQILATGLGAVKGDTSKKADFAAAVQKARIDSPRGAFMLGKSGNPVQDIYLRQVVGKENKVVGVASKALADPGRGCRM, encoded by the coding sequence ATGAACACGCCGCGTCGCACCGCCCTGGCCGCCTGCCTGGCCGCTGGCCTGCTGGCCGCCACCCCGTTGGCGCAAGCCCAGAACACCGGCAAGCTGAAGGTGGGCCTGATGCTGCCCTACACCGGCACCTTCGCCGCGCTGGGGGTGGCCATCGAGAACGGCTTTCGCCTCTACCTGGCCGAGCAGGGCGGCAAGATCGCCGGCCGCGAGGTGGAATTCAGCAAGGTGGACGACGAGTCCGACCCGTCCAAGGCGATCGACAACGTGAACAAGCTGGTCAAGCGCGACCAGGTGGACGTGCTGGTGGGCACGGTGCACTCCGGGGTGGCCATGGCCATGGCCAAGGTGGCCAAGGAAACCGGCACCCTGCTGGTGGTGCCCAACGCGGGCGCCGACGCGGTGACCGGTGCCATGTGCGCGCCCAACATCGTGCGCAGCAGCTTTTCCAACTGGCAGCCGGGTTACGCCATGGGCGAGGTCATGGCCAAGAAGGGCCACAAGAAGGCCGTCACCATCACCTGGAAATACGCCGCGGGCGATGAATCGGTGAAGGGCTTCCGCGAGGCCTTTGAAAAGGGCGGCGGCACGGTGATGAAGGAACTGAACCTGCCCTTCCCCGGCGTGGAGTTCCAGGCCCTGCTGACCGAAATCGCGTCGCTGAAACCCGACGCGGTGTACACCTTCTTCGCCGGTGGCGGCGCGGTGAAGTTCGTCAAGGACTACGACGCCGCGGGCCTGAAGAAGAACATCCCGCTGTACGGCGCCGGCTTCCTGACCGACGGCACCCTGGAAGCACAAGGCGCTTCGGCCGATGGCCTGTTCACCGCGCTGCACTACGGCGACAGCCTGGACAACGCCAAGGACAAGGCCTTCCGCCTGGCCTATGCCAAGACCTACAAGCTGCAGCCCGACGTGTACGCCGTGCAGGGCTACGACGCGGCCCAGATCCTGGCCACCGGCCTGGGAGCGGTGAAAGGCGACACCAGCAAGAAGGCCGACTTCGCCGCCGCGGTGCAGAAGGCCCGCATCGACAGCCCGCGCGGCGCCTTCATGCTGGGCAAGAGCGGCAACCCGGTGCAGGACATCTACCTGCGCCAGGTGGTGGGCAAGGAGAACAAGGTGGTGGGTGTGGCCTCCAAGGCCTTGGCCGACCCCGGCCGAGGATGCCGCATGTGA